In Candidatus Neomarinimicrobiota bacterium, a single genomic region encodes these proteins:
- a CDS encoding FAD-dependent thymidylate synthase, producing the protein MKFYSPEPEVKITRAFKEPYKSIITAARTCYSPSGIVEDDRVKHNYEALVSDLYQAGHHTTFQHAQFQFAISNVSRHAVWSFLHSHPFYNSEQVSQRYVAVNKNNYSIPPFSSRGRVIYESTVRTQMNAYDKLRKLLVKPAAEEFYRRFPGRIKVSEKYEKEIGKKAQEIARYVLPVSTFTYLYHTVSALTVLRYMRICQIYDTPFEQRILAQKMADAILDIDPDYKIVLEEPLDADELRGYQSLNGRSNGKASEFRKEFDDSLEGRTSLLIDYKLRNQESIADAVREVLGLSRNDLDDESAIRLSIDPSRNRVFGEKLNLSTHDKLTRAMHHASYTFRKKISHTADSQDQRHRMTPASRPVLIAHMDNTPDYITPALINQSKPATDLFTTTMEQTWDSIAKLTTLGESSEFIAYVLPNAVSIRFTESSDLLNLHHKHAMRLCYLAQEEIWKASLDEALQITEINPLIGKFLLPPCTLRQIAGTKPFCPEGKRYCGEPVWNYSREEYTRII; encoded by the coding sequence TTGAAATTTTATTCGCCTGAACCGGAAGTAAAAATCACAAGGGCGTTCAAGGAGCCCTACAAAAGTATTATCACCGCAGCGCGTACCTGCTATTCTCCTTCGGGGATAGTCGAAGATGACAGAGTGAAACATAATTACGAAGCTCTTGTATCCGACCTCTATCAGGCTGGACATCACACGACTTTTCAGCACGCGCAATTTCAATTTGCAATTTCAAACGTCTCCCGCCATGCGGTCTGGTCATTCCTTCATAGCCACCCGTTTTATAATTCGGAGCAGGTAAGCCAGCGATATGTAGCGGTCAATAAAAACAACTATTCGATCCCTCCGTTCAGTTCCCGCGGAAGAGTGATTTACGAATCGACGGTCAGGACACAAATGAACGCTTACGACAAACTTCGGAAATTGCTTGTCAAGCCGGCAGCCGAAGAATTTTACAGGCGTTTTCCGGGAAGAATAAAAGTCAGCGAGAAATATGAAAAGGAGATTGGTAAAAAAGCGCAGGAGATCGCACGCTACGTCCTTCCCGTCTCCACCTTCACTTACCTCTATCACACTGTCAGCGCTTTGACCGTGTTGCGCTATATGCGTATATGCCAGATTTATGACACTCCTTTTGAACAGAGAATCCTTGCACAAAAAATGGCGGACGCAATACTGGACATCGATCCCGACTATAAGATAGTGCTTGAGGAACCGCTTGATGCTGATGAGCTGCGCGGCTATCAGAGTTTGAACGGACGAAGTAACGGTAAAGCGTCAGAATTTCGGAAAGAGTTTGATGATAGTTTAGAGGGCAGAACTTCCCTGCTGATCGATTACAAGCTGCGGAATCAAGAGAGCATAGCGGATGCCGTCAGAGAAGTACTCGGTCTTTCGAGGAATGATCTTGACGACGAATCGGCTATCAGACTCTCGATCGATCCATCCCGAAACAGAGTGTTCGGAGAGAAACTGAACCTCTCTACTCATGACAAACTGACCCGCGCGATGCACCATGCCAGCTATACGTTCAGGAAGAAGATCAGCCATACAGCCGATTCACAGGACCAACGGCATAGAATGACTCCCGCTTCCCGTCCTGTTCTTATCGCTCACATGGATAATACTCCCGACTATATTACACCCGCCTTGATAAATCAAAGTAAACCGGCAACTGATCTGTTCACTACTACGATGGAACAGACATGGGACTCCATCGCAAAACTGACAACTCTCGGTGAATCTTCCGAGTTTATCGCCTACGTTCTCCCAAATGCTGTGTCGATAAGGTTTACAGAGTCCTCCGATCTTCTGAATCTTCACCACAAACACGCCATGAGACTCTGTTACCTCGCCCAGGAAGAAATATGGAAAGCATCGCTCGATGAAGCGCTGCAAATCACTGAAATTAACCCATTGATCGGTAAATTCCTTCTCCCCCCTTGCACTCTCAGACAAATCGCCGGTACCAAACCGTTCTGCCCCGAAGGAAAAAGATACTGCGGAGAACCTGTCTGGAATTATTCGCGTGAAGAATACACGCGGATAATATGA
- a CDS encoding Hsp20/alpha crystallin family protein: MNLIKYRPRTLFDTMFDDSFVSYPRQFDLGFDPSVDVTEHEKDYVISFELPGVDKKDIRVSVENGYLMISGEKKYESSDSDTNTWRRERRYGSFKRSFRLGDGIDQKNIDGSFKDGVLEISVPKTKESLKKEIEIKIS; encoded by the coding sequence ATGAACTTAATAAAATATAGACCGAGAACTCTGTTTGACACGATGTTCGATGACAGCTTCGTTTCTTACCCCCGTCAGTTCGACTTGGGGTTCGATCCCAGCGTTGACGTAACGGAGCATGAAAAGGACTACGTCATATCCTTCGAGCTTCCCGGCGTGGATAAGAAGGACATAAGAGTATCTGTCGAAAACGGCTATCTCATGATAAGCGGTGAGAAGAAATACGAGAGCTCCGACAGCGACACCAACACCTGGAGAAGGGAACGCAGGTACGGTTCTTTTAAGAGATCGTTCAGATTGGGCGACGGCATAGATCAAAAGAATATCGACGGCAGCTTCAAGGACGGAGTGTTGGAGATTTCGGTGCCGAAGACGAAAGAATCTCTGAAAAAGGAGATCGAAATAAAGATCAGCTAA
- a CDS encoding TerB family tellurite resistance protein, producing the protein MDDILGMKPRNAFIGVCFAMMGVDEMIDQRELTKLFEVLNRYGFTEEEITEEMKNFTSLDMKEAMRYGQKSMAAITGLDNDERDDLVQALTEIAISDEYFHDAEKTLLTAVKMTFGIPV; encoded by the coding sequence ATGGATGACATACTCGGCATGAAACCCCGCAACGCCTTCATAGGCGTATGTTTTGCGATGATGGGCGTCGATGAGATGATAGACCAGAGGGAGTTGACCAAACTTTTCGAAGTATTAAACAGATACGGATTCACGGAAGAGGAAATTACGGAGGAGATGAAGAACTTCACCAGCCTGGATATGAAAGAGGCGATGCGCTACGGGCAAAAGAGCATGGCGGCGATCACCGGCCTGGATAACGACGAAAGGGATGACCTTGTCCAGGCGTTAACTGAAATAGCCATTTCCGATGAATATTTCCATGACGCTGAAAAGACTCTTTTGACGGCGGTCAAAATGACTTTTGGCATACCTGTATAG
- a CDS encoding endonuclease/exonuclease/phosphatase family protein, with amino-acid sequence MNQNKIQLLFLLWLLYFTPLSAQIELPESSYVDLTIVSYSIHRGEGVDELYSSIRIARTLEQYKPDLVALQEVDMGTNRTHGDSQAVIIANHLGMFYAFGKTINYMGGEYGNAILSKYPILSVQNTDISPGETSERRGLLRVTVDLGFRTMRFYSTQFGIMEEEVDYHSKRVGKIFRMLKLNEPIIFCGNLSVEPYSPLLTPLMDQLLDLGTYFGNKTSTYPTPLMTRRIDYILTNKYVQPFEYFVPRDTLTIKSSDHLPVVAKVRIMP; translated from the coding sequence ATGAACCAAAATAAAATTCAACTGCTCTTCTTGTTATGGCTTCTATATTTTACGCCGCTTTCCGCACAGATAGAACTACCTGAATCGAGTTATGTCGATTTGACTATCGTTAGTTACAGCATTCACCGCGGCGAGGGAGTAGACGAACTTTACAGCTCGATAAGAATCGCGAGGACGCTCGAACAGTACAAGCCTGATCTGGTTGCCCTGCAGGAGGTGGATATGGGCACGAACAGAACTCACGGCGATTCGCAGGCGGTAATTATCGCCAACCATCTCGGCATGTTCTACGCCTTCGGGAAGACGATAAACTACATGGGCGGTGAGTATGGAAACGCAATTTTAAGTAAGTATCCGATACTTTCAGTTCAGAATACGGATATCTCCCCTGGCGAGACGTCGGAGAGGAGGGGGCTTTTGCGGGTGACGGTCGATCTCGGTTTCCGGACGATGCGATTTTATTCCACTCAATTCGGTATAATGGAGGAGGAAGTGGATTATCACTCGAAAAGAGTCGGAAAGATTTTCAGGATGTTGAAATTAAATGAACCGATAATATTTTGCGGAAACTTGAGCGTGGAACCGTACAGTCCTCTTTTGACTCCGCTTATGGATCAGCTTCTGGACCTCGGTACGTATTTTGGAAATAAAACGAGCACCTACCCGACTCCGCTGATGACACGGAGAATAGATTACATCCTGACCAACAAATACGTTCAACCGTTTGAATATTTTGTTCCGAGGGATACGCTTACAATAAAATCTTCAGACCACCTGCCCGTAGTGGCAAAAGTAAGGATAATGCCCTGA